A portion of the bacterium genome contains these proteins:
- a CDS encoding DUF420 domain-containing protein, giving the protein MVMTPFIIVAVWHAFHNNYDKHRKLVHWVWPVWMFVSVSGVVVYWMLYRM; this is encoded by the coding sequence CCATGGTCATGACGCCATTTATTATCGTAGCCGTATGGCATGCTTTTCATAATAATTATGATAAACACAGGAAACTTGTGCATTGGGTATGGCCTGTGTGGATGTTTGTTTCGGTGAGTGGGGTAGTGGTCTATTGGATGCTCTATCGAATGTGA
- a CDS encoding 4a-hydroxytetrahydrobiopterin dehydratase: MNRTKLDESEIQIQLKSLKGWAYVHGKLHKEFKFNDFVSAFGFMTSAALHAESMNHHPDWSNVYNRVTVGLNTHDVGGITEFDFALARKMDALL, translated from the coding sequence ATGAATCGAACCAAGCTGGACGAATCAGAAATCCAAATACAATTAAAAAGCCTGAAGGGTTGGGCTTACGTACACGGCAAACTGCATAAAGAATTCAAGTTCAATGACTTTGTAAGCGCTTTCGGCTTCATGACAAGCGCGGCTTTACATGCGGAATCCATGAACCATCACCCGGATTGGTCGAACGTATACAACCGTGTAACCGTTGGCTTGAATACGCACGATGTCGGCGGCATTACCGAGTTTGATTTTGCGCTCGCTCGTAAAATGGACGCGCTGTTATAG
- a CDS encoding superoxide dismutase: protein MQTQTGDTLTKHELPKLPYAYDALDPYIDTLTMEIHYGKHHKAYVDNLNNAIADFPAMGKESIDVLLMNVGSAVPDKIRNAVRNNGGGHYNHTLFWNSMKPGGGGAPSGVLADAIKNTFGSFDEFKTKFAAAAMSRFGSGWAWLVINNDKLEIGSTPNQDNPLMDIADFKGRPLLGLDVWEHAYYLKYQNKRADYINAWWNVVNWEEVNKRFAANK from the coding sequence ATGCAAACTCAAACCGGCGATACATTGACCAAACATGAGTTACCGAAATTGCCGTACGCCTATGACGCGCTGGATCCGTACATCGATACGCTGACGATGGAAATCCATTACGGAAAGCACCACAAGGCTTACGTGGATAATTTGAACAACGCTATCGCGGATTTCCCAGCGATGGGCAAAGAAAGTATAGATGTTTTACTCATGAATGTCGGTTCGGCGGTTCCCGATAAAATCCGGAATGCCGTTCGCAATAACGGCGGCGGACATTATAATCACACCCTGTTCTGGAACAGTATGAAACCGGGCGGAGGTGGAGCGCCATCCGGTGTGCTGGCCGATGCGATCAAAAACACCTTCGGTTCTTTCGATGAATTTAAAACAAAATTCGCGGCCGCAGCCATGTCGCGTTTCGGTTCCGGCTGGGCCTGGCTGGTCATCAACAACGATAAACTTGAAATCGGCTCAACTCCTAATCAAGATAATCCCCTGATGGATATTGCTGATTTCAAAGGTAGACCGCTTCTGGGCCTCGATGTCTGGGAACACGCGTATTACCTGAAATACCAGAACAAACGCGCCGATTATATCAACGCATGGTGGAACGTCGTTAATTGGGAAGAAGTGAATAAACGCTTTGCGGCAAATAAGTAA
- a CDS encoding SDR family oxidoreductase, translated as MFPYQFALITGASSGIGEALAHELARHKVAQVLVARSQDKLEALAAHIQAQDVRALVIPLDLTQPDSNDILAAELKKNDIAIDLLINNAGFGSYGFFHQSILHKECEMIDLNIQSLVRLTRQFLPGMVERDHGCIVNISSTASFQPVPFMATYAATKAFVTSFSLAIASELKDTDIRVIASCPGRTKTNFQVIAGSNRVRIRSRSAKADDVARVTVSAIQNYKKIAIEGWNNKLMVYMQRFVPRMIVLATARKIFEPKSL; from the coding sequence ATGTTTCCATATCAATTCGCTTTGATCACAGGCGCATCAAGCGGAATCGGCGAAGCTCTGGCGCATGAATTGGCTCGTCACAAAGTTGCGCAGGTGCTTGTCGCCCGTTCGCAAGATAAACTGGAAGCGCTTGCCGCACACATCCAGGCGCAGGACGTTAGGGCGCTTGTCATACCATTGGATCTGACTCAACCTGATTCCAACGACATCCTGGCTGCCGAACTTAAAAAAAATGATATCGCCATCGATTTGCTTATTAATAACGCCGGATTCGGATCCTATGGTTTTTTTCATCAATCTATTCTCCACAAAGAATGTGAGATGATTGACTTGAATATCCAATCGCTGGTTCGGTTGACTCGACAGTTTTTACCCGGCATGGTAGAACGCGATCACGGTTGTATTGTGAATATATCATCCACCGCGAGCTTTCAGCCTGTGCCGTTCATGGCAACGTACGCGGCCACTAAAGCTTTTGTCACCAGTTTTTCACTCGCCATTGCATCCGAACTTAAAGACACCGACATTCGCGTTATCGCTTCCTGTCCGGGTCGTACCAAAACTAATTTCCAGGTTATTGCTGGAAGCAACCGCGTTCGTATCCGTTCGCGCTCGGCCAAAGCCGATGATGTCGCACGTGTTACGGTTAGCGCCATTCAAAACTACAAGAAAATTGCCATCGAAGGCTGGAATAATAAATTAATGGTTTACATGCAAAGGTTCGTACCCCGCATGATCGTTCTGGCCACCGCACGAAAAATTTTCGAACCTAAATCTCTATAA